The segment CCAAGATGATTCAAATCTGGAACCTTGATGGTACGAAGCCTAAAACGATAATTAAACAGGAAACTCAAAGAAATGGCGCTAATCAATTTGGTAAAGTAAGTTTCAGCCCCAACGGTAAGACTATTGCTGTAAGTCGTAAAGACGGGGTTATTAAACTTTTGAGCCTCGATGGCACCGAAATCAATACCCTTAAGGATGGTGGGACAATTTTCAGTTTTAGCCCTGATGGCAAAATTATTGCTTCTGCTAGTGGAGATCGTACTGTGAAACTTTGGAGTTTTGATGGTAGAGAATTACAACCCTTAAAAGGACTTACTTCTGCTGCAAACAGTTTGAGCTTTAGCCCTGATAGTAAAAGTGTTGCGGTTGGCAGTGAAGACGGAACTATTATAATTTGGAGCCTGAATCGGCGAGAATCTAAAACTATCAAAGGACATAACTCTGCTGTTAGCAGCTTAAGTTTCAGACCAGATGGTAAAATATTTGCTTCTGCTGGTGACGGTTATATCAAACTTTGGAATATGGATGGTAGAGAGCTTAAAAGCTTACCAGCTCGTAGTTATAATATGAGTTTTAGCCCAGATGGGAAAATGCTAGTTTCTGCTGATGGTCGCAATGTAACTCTATGGAGTTTGGATTTAGATGATCTACTTAGCCAAGCTTGCGATTGGGTGCGTGACTATCTGAAGAATAATCCCAATGTGAGTGAGGCCAATCGCCATCTGTGCGACGGTATCAGAAAATAAACAAGCAGCGATCGCACTGCACAACATTAACCCAAATCATCTAAGTCAATATTCAACTCGCGCAGTTTCGCCGCCAGTCTTTCAGCACGCTCAGAAGCTAACCTTGCTTGCTCTTGAGCTGCTGCTGCTTCAGCTTGGGCTGCTAAAGCTTCCTGTTGGGCGGCTAAAACTTCCTGTTGGGCTGCTGCTGCTTCGGCGATCGCTGCGGCGGCTTGCTCTTGGGCTGCTGCTGCTTCCTCATCGGGAGTTAAAATCATTTCTCCCGACTCAGTAAACCACCGCAACCAAATCCGGTTCACACCTTTATAAATACCTTGCCACAAGCCGAAACTTAACCCTAATTCTGGAACCAGATAGAGTTGGTCATCAGTTGGTGTCATCAGTTCGTAATGACCTCCAACCAGACGAAAAGGTTGAATTTCATTCGTATAACGACTGAAAACAATATAATAAGGAACGCGCAAAATCCGCTCGTAAACTTGCCATTTAGTCGGTGGTTTTCCTCTTTGAGAAACCGTCCGACCTAAATCTTCATCTTCCGTACTTGGCGACAATAATTCTACTACAACAAACGGACTAACCTGTTCTTGCCAGATGACATAACTCATACGCAGGTCATGACCTTCGTAGAGGCTGGGGACTCCCACCACA is part of the Microcoleus sp. FACHB-831 genome and harbors:
- a CDS encoding Uma2 family endonuclease codes for the protein MTTFQSLPPQSEPPLSPRQTLPTMYDLPDENPEEEYLPDQYHGRQPGILDDTFKPSNYSPDEIFTAADLNLYYDVRHTNWYKRPDWYAVVGVPSLYEGHDLRMSYVIWQEQVSPFVVVELLSPSTEDEDLGRTVSQRGKPPTKWQVYERILRVPYYIVFSRYTNEIQPFRLVGGHYELMTPTDDQLYLVPELGLSFGLWQGIYKGVNRIWLRWFTESGEMILTPDEEAAAAQEQAAAAIAEAAAAQQEVLAAQQEALAAQAEAAAAQEQARLASERAERLAAKLRELNIDLDDLG